A window from Mus caroli chromosome 2, CAROLI_EIJ_v1.1, whole genome shotgun sequence encodes these proteins:
- the Pcif1 gene encoding mRNA (2'-O-methyladenosine-N(6)-)-methyltransferase codes for MANENHGSPREEASLLSHSPGTSNQSQPCSPKPVRLVQDLPEELVHAGWEKCWSRRESRPYYFNRFTNQSLWEMPVLGQHDVLSDPLGLNATPLPQDSSLVETPPVENKSRKRQLSEEQPSGNGVKKPKIEIPVTPTSQSVPSSPSIPGTPTLKIWGSSSEDKQAALLRPTEVYWDLDIQTNAVIKHRGPSEVLPPHPDVELLRSQLILKLRQHYRELCQQREGIEPPRESFNRWMLERKVVDKGCDPLLPSNCEPVVSPSMFREIMNDIPIRLSRIKFREEAKRLLFKYAEAARRLIESRSASPDSRKVVKWNVEDTFSWLRKEHSASKEDYMDRLEHLRRQCGPHVSAAAKDSVEGICSKIYHISLEYVKRIREKHLAVLKENNIPEEVEASELEPRLVYCYPVRLAVSAPPMPSVEMHVENSVVCIRYKGEMVKVSRSYFSKLWLLYRYSCVDDSAFERFLPRVWCLLRRYQMMFGVGLYEGTGLQGSLPVHVFETLHRLFGVSFECFASPLNCYFRQYCSAFPDTDGYFGSRGPCLDFTPLSGSFEANPPFCEELMDAMVSHFEKLLESSAEPLSFIVFIPEWREPPTPALTRMEQSRFKRHQLVLPAFEHEYRSGSQHICKKEEMHYKAVHNTAVLFLQNDPGFAKWGPTPERLQELTAAYKQSGRSHGSSSSSSSSSSEAKDRDSGREQGPSREPHPT; via the exons atggCCAATGAGAATCACGGCAGCCCCCGGGAAGAAGCCTCCCTTCTAAGTCACTCTCCAGGCACCTCCAATCAGAGCCAGCCCTGTTCTCCAAAGCCAGTTCGCCTGGTACAGGACCTCCCAG AGGAGCTGGTACATGCAGGCTGGGAGAAGTGCTGGAGCCGGAGGGAGAGCCGTCCCTACTACTTCAACCGATTCACCAACCAGTCTCTGTGGGAGATGCCCGTGTTGGGTCAGCACGACGTGCTT TCAGACCCTCTGGGGCTGAATGCAACCCCACTGCCCCAAGACTCAAGCTTGGTGGAAACGCCCCCAGTAGAGAACAAGTCCAGAAAGCGACAGCTCTCAGAGGAGCAGCCAAGTGGCAACGGAGTAAAGAAGCCCAAG ATTGAAATCCCTGTGACACCCACAAGCCAGTCAGTGCCCAGTTCCCCTAGCATCCCAGGAACCCCAACACTGAAGATTTGGGGTTCATCCTCTGAAGATAAACAGGCAGCTCTCCTCCGACCCACTGA GGTGTACTGGGACCTGGACATCCAGACCAATGCTGTCATCAAGCACAGGGGTCCTTCAGAGGTCCTGCCCCCACACCCTGATGTTGAGCTGCTCCGCTCGCAGCTCATCTTGAAGCTCCGCCAGCACTACCGGGAACTGTGCCAGCAGCGAGAGG GCATTGAGCCGCCCCGGGAATCTTTCAACCGCTGGATGCTAGAGCGCAAAGTGGTGGACAAAGGATGTGATCCTCTGTTGCCAAGCAACTGTGAACCAGTTGTGTCTCCATCCATGTTTCGTGAAATTATGAATGACATTCCCATCAG GTTATCCCGAATCAAGTTCCGGGAGGAAGCCAAACGCCTGCTCTTTAAATACGCAGAAGCTGCCAGGCGGCTCATTGAGTCCAG GAGTGCGTCCCCTGACAGCAGAAAAGTGGTCAAATGGAACGTGGAGGACACCTTCAGCTGGCTGCGGAAAGAGCACTCGGCCTCCAAGGAGGATTACATG GACCGCCTGGAGCACCTTCGGAGGCAGTGTGGGCCCCATGTCTCTGCTGCAGCCAAGGACTCTGTGGAAGGCATCTGCAGCAAGATCTACCACATCTCCCTGGAATATGTTAAACGGATCCGAGAGAAGCACCTTGCCGTCCTCAAGGAAAACAACATCCCAG AGGAAGTGGAGGCCTCAGAGCTGGAGCCCCGCCTGGTGTACTGCTACCCAGTACGTCTGGCCGTGTCCGCACCCCCCATGCCTAGTGTGGAGATGCACGTGGAGAACAGTGTGGTCTGCATCCGCTATAAGGGGGAGATGGTCAAGGTCAGCCGCAGCTACTTCAGCAAACTG TGGCTCCTCTACCGCTATAGCTGTGTGGATGACTCTGCCTTTGAGAGGTTCCTGCCTCGAGTCTGGTGTCTTCTCCGCCGATATCAG ATGATGTTTGGCGTGGGCCTCTATGAGGGGACTGGCCTGCAGGGGTCACTGCCAGTGCACGTCTTTGAGACCCTCCACCGACTCTTTGGTGTCAGTTTTGAGTGCTTCGCCTCCCCCCTCAACTGCTACTTCCGCCAGTACTGTTCTGCCTTCCCTGACACAGATGGCTACTTTGGCTCCCGAGG GCCCTGCCTGGACTTCACCCCGCTGAGTGGTTCCTTTGAGGCCAACCCTCCGTTCTGCGAGGAGCTCATGGATGCTATGGTCTCTCACTTCGAG aaACTGCTGGAGAGCTCAGCAGAACCCCTGTCCTTCATTGTGTTCATCCCGGAGTGGCGGGAGCCCCCCACACCAGCGCTCACCAGGATGGAGCAGAGCCGCTTCAAACGCCACCAGCTGGTCTTGCCTGCCTTTGAGCACGAGTACCGCAGTGGCTCCCAGCACATCTGCAAGAA GGAGGAAATGCACTACAAGGCCGTCCACAACACGGCAGTGCTCTTCCTGCAGAATGACCCCGGGTTCGCCAAGTGGGGGCCGACGCCAGAGCGGCTGCAGGAGCTCACCGCTGCCTATAAGCAGTCGGGCCGCAGCCACGGCTccagctcttcttcctcctcttcctcctccgaGGCCAAGGACCGGGACTCAGGCCGGGAACAGGGCCCTAGTAGAGAGCCTCACCCCACTTAA
- the LOC110307529 gene encoding uncharacterized protein LOC110307529: MTACAFQTPTHTKVGEAQRSLETNNCICATSGTRARKGIRFRDWRNMGREHRAPACPSRKPSGGGKSGARAPAHRPGSAPRPAARSRPRAEATQSRSPTQRRWRRRQRQQRRDPRGRSARAFRAHCTHPSPQPCCPPAALRWRRRKRPGERQPGAGSAGGASAVLLRTPGPRRGTQRDRGFLGLLPARSGLEGMRPHVLLDRPFCRLRLALPSAAAAILCPGPGLRAAHASVPPLKDLATAAPPS, encoded by the exons ATGACAG CCTGTGCCTTCCAGACCCCCACGCATACCAAAGTCGGAGAAGCGCAGCGTAGTCTAGAGACAAACAACTGTATCTGCGCAACCAGCGGAACTCGGGCGAGAAAAGGCATCCGATTCCGGGATTGGAGGAACATGGGGCGGGAGCAC cGCGCTCCCGCTTGCCCCTCCCGCAAGCCCAGCGGGGGCGGGAAGTCTGGCGCGCGCGCGCCGGCCCATCGCCCGGGCTCCGCCCCCCGCCCTGCCGCGCGCTCCCGCCCCCGGGCTGAGGCGACTCAGAGTCGGAGCCCGACACAAAGGCGGTGGCGacggcggcagcggcagcagcgaAGGGACCCTAGAGGCCGCTCCGCCCGGGCTTTCCGGGCCCACTGCACTCACCCCAGCCCGCAGCCCTGCTGCCCACCCGCGGCTCTAAGATGGCGGCGACGAAAGAGACCGGGCGAGCGGCAGCCCGGAGCGGGAAGCGCCGGAGGGGCCTCCGCCGTCCTGCTTCGGACTCCCGGACCCAGGCGCGGCACGCAGCGGGACCGTGGCTTCCTGGGGCTCTTACCTGCCCGAAGCGGACTCGAGGGGATGCGGCCACACGTTCTGCTCGACCGCCCGTTTTGCCGCCTCCGCCTCGCCCTCCCCAGCGCCGCTGCCGCCATCTTGTGTCCCGGGCCGGGACTCCGCGCTGCGCATGCGTCGGTACCGCCTCTGAAGGACCTCGCCACGGCCGCGCCGCCATCTTGA